A genomic window from Punica granatum isolate Tunisia-2019 chromosome 2, ASM765513v2, whole genome shotgun sequence includes:
- the LOC116194465 gene encoding FAS1 domain-containing protein SELMODRAFT_448915 — MATYQALLLHLVAALVFSSAVSRDVPPPPPLPPRSRDVLVAVEEMKAASYFTFVTLINMTPPDLILGNVTFLMPDDRMLSKISLAQEDVSGFLLRHLIPSPMLLDHLQRIPTGSIIPTSAPGYIMRIDNAGRKSLSLNNVKLISPDICVAGSSIRCHGIGGVLPAVKMPFGSKDDTPFQQSPPSCSTASSSSSSSSSSNITNPIPPAEPLLPLPPPLGSTDLDHVPAPAPPFPHQKNSAATRLMRSFLPVVGSTLTFTVVAGFLAT; from the coding sequence ATGGCAACTTACCAGGCCCTGCTACTACATCTCGTGGCAGCCCTTGTCTTCTCATCAGCCGTTTCCAGAGATGTccctccacctccacctctCCCTCCAAGAAGCCGAGACGTCCTTGTCGCGGTCGAAGAGATGAAAGCGGCCAGTTATTTCACCTTTGTCACGCTCATCAACATGACCCCTCCCGATCTCATCCTAGGAAATGTCACCTTTCTCATGCCTGATGACAGGATGCTTTCCAAGATCAGTCTCGCTCAAGAGGACGTCTCAGGGTTCTTGCTTCGACATTTGATTCCTTCACCTATGCTCCTCGATCACCTCCAGCGCATCCCCACGGGGTCCATCATCCCGACATCCGCACCTGGGTACATCATGAGGATCGATAACGCAGGAAGGAAGAGCCTCTCCCTCAACAACGTAAAACTGATCAGCCCTGATATATGTGTCGCAGGGTCATCCATACGATGCCACGGCATAGGTGGAGTATTACCAGCCGTAAAGATGCCTTTTGGGAGCAAGGACGACACTCCATTCCAGCAGTCACCACCATCTTGCTCTAccgcttcttcttcttcttcttcttcttcttcttctaacATCACGAATCCAATTCCTCCAGCAGAACCGTTGCTGCCATTGCCGCCTCCCTTGGGAAGTACTGATCTTGATCATGTGCCAGCACCAGCTCCTCCATTTCCTCACCAAAAAAACTCCGCTGCTACTCGACTGATGAGATCTTTTCTTCCGGTGGTAGGCAGTACTCTAACCTTTACTGTCGTGGCTGGGTTCCTTGCAACCTAG
- the LOC116196611 gene encoding 4-coumarate--CoA ligase 2 isoform X1 has translation MISVAPSPESPADTTPHCGNTTTPPSPSSSTNAAGSCSSGDGIIFRSKLPAIPIPNHLPLHAYCFQSLPDSADRPCLIVGSSGKSYTYAETHLICRKTAAGLSNLGISRGDVIMILLPNCPEFVFTFIGASMIGAVTTTANPFYTPSEILKQFKASAAKLIVTQSSFVDKLGHFSRLSLHEEEEEEGVGGHRHRHRQGGSAAAILGKDFTVITVDDPPESCLHFSVLSEANDQSPPDWEQEVVHYYSASCSCSRKLEFEFDPDDPVALPFSSGTTGLPKGVVLTHRSLITSVAQQVDGENPNLHLRGDDVVLCLLPLFHIYSLNSVLLCSLRAGAAVLLMHKFEIGALLELIQRHRVSVAAVVPPLVLALAKNPVVEGFDLSSLRLVLSGAAPLAKDLEDALRTRVPQAVLGQGYGMTEAGPVLSMCLGFAKQPFPTKSGSCGTVVRNAELKVIDPVTGSSLGYNQSGEICIRGQQIMKGYLNDPEATARTIDVEGWLHTGDIGYVDEDDEVFIVDRVKEIIKFKGFQVPPAELEALLLSHASIADAAVVPQKDEAAGEVPVAFVVCSKGMEVTEEAIKQFVAKQRAQWMHMHMQVVFYKRLYKVYFVHAIPKSPSGKILRKDLRAKLAAAAASSTPL, from the exons ATGATATCTGTTGCCCCTTCTCCGGAATCCCCTGCAGATACCACTCCTCACTGTGGTAACACTACAACACCACCTTCACCTTCCAGTTCCACTAATGCTGCCGGTAGTTGTAGTAGTGGCGATGGTATCATTTTCCGGTCGAAACTCCCCGCTATCCCCATCCCCAACCACCTCCCCCTCCACGCCTACTGCTTCCAGAGCCTCCCTGACTCCGCCGACCGCCCCTGCCTCATCGTCGGCTCCTCCGGCAAGTCCTACACCTATGCCGAGACCCACCTCATCTGCCGTAAGACCGCCGCTGGCCTCTCCAACCTCGGCATCTCCCGTGGGGATGTCATCATGATCCTGCTCCCCAACTGCCCCGAGTTCGTCTTCACCTTCATCGGGGCCTCCATGATTGGCGCCGTCACCACCACCGCCAACCCCTTCTACACCCCCTCCGAGATCCTCAAGCAGTTCAAGGCCTCCGCAGCCAAGCTCATCGTTACCCAATCCAGTTTCGTCGATAAGCTCGGGCACTTTAGCAGATTATCATTacacgaagaagaagaagaagaaggagtaGGAGGCCATCGTCATCGTCATCGTCAAGGGGGCAGTGCTGCCGCCATACTCGGCAAGGACTTCACCGTGATCACGGTTGATGACCCCCCTGAGAGCTGCCTTCACTTCTCCGTCCTCTCCGAGGCCAATGATCAGTCACCGCCTGATTGGGAACAGGAAGTAGTACATTATTATTCCGCCAGCTGCAGCTGCAGCAGGAAGTTGGAGTTCGAGTTCGACCCTGATGACCCGGTCGCCCTGCCCTTCTCGTCGGGCACCACGGGGCTACCCAAGGGGGTGGTGCTGACCCACCGGAGCCTGATCACCAGCGTGGCCCAGCAGGTGGACGGGGAGAACCCGAACCTCCACCTGAGGGGGGACGACGTGGTGCTGTGCTTGCTGCCGCTGTTCCACATCTACTCCCTCAACAGTGTGCTGCTGTGCTCACTGAGGGCTGGGGCGGCGGTGCTGCTGATGCACAAGTTCGAGATAGGGGCGTTGCTGGAGCTGATACAGAGGCACAGGGTGTCGGTGGCGGCGGTGGTGCCGCCCCTCGTGCTGGCCCTGGCCAAGAACCCCGTGGTGGAGGGGTTCGACCTCAGCTCCCTCAGGCTCGTCCTCTCTGGGGCCGCCCCTCTCGCGAAGGACCTCGAGGATGCTTTACGCACCCGCGTCCCTCAAGCAGTTCTTGGTCAG gGATATGGAATGACAGAGGCAGGTCCAGTGCTCTCGATGTGCCTAGGCTTTGCAAAGCAGCCATTCCCGACCAAGTCGGGTTCATGCGGCACTGTTGTCAGGAATGCGGAGCTCAAGGTCATTGATCCGGTAACCGGCTCCTCTCTAGGATACAACCAATCCGGTGAAATTTGTATTCGAGGCCAACAGATTATGAAAG GATATCTGAACGACCCAGAGGCAACAGCCAGGACCATCGATGTGGAGGGATGGCTACACACGGGGGATATTGGCTATGTGGATGAGGACGACGAAGTGTTCATTGTAGACAGGGTGAAGGAGATCATCAAATTCAAAGGATTCCAG GTGCCGCCAGCTGAGCTCGAAGCCCTTCTTTTGAGCCATGCATCCATTGCCGATGCGGCTGTTGTCCC GCAAAAGGACGAAGCAGCTGGCGAAGTCCCTGTAGCATTTGTTGTGTGCTCAAAGGGTATGGAAGTGACGGAAGAGGCTATTAAACAATTCGTAGCTAAGCag CGCGCGCAATGGATGCATATGCATATGCAGGTGGTGTTCTACAAGCGACTGTACAAAGTGTACTTTGTTCATGCGATTCCCAAGTCCCCCTCCGGCAAGATATTAAGGAAAGACCTCAGGGCAAAGCTTGCTGCAGCTGCTGCCTCCTCCACTCCCTTATAA
- the LOC116196611 gene encoding 4-coumarate--CoA ligase 2 isoform X2 — MISVAPSPESPADTTPHCGNTTTPPSPSSSTNAAGSCSSGDGIIFRSKLPAIPIPNHLPLHAYCFQSLPDSADRPCLIVGSSGKSYTYAETHLICRKTAAGLSNLGISRGDVIMILLPNCPEFVFTFIGASMIGAVTTTANPFYTPSEILKQFKASAAKLIVTQSSFVDKLGHFSRLSLHEEEEEEGVGGHRHRHRQGGSAAAILGKDFTVITVDDPPESCLHFSVLSEANDQSPPDWEQEVVHYYSASCSCSRKLEFEFDPDDPVALPFSSGTTGLPKGVVLTHRSLITSVAQQVDGENPNLHLRGDDVVLCLLPLFHIYSLNSVLLCSLRAGAAVLLMHKFEIGALLELIQRHRVSVAAVVPPLVLALAKNPVVEGFDLSSLRLVLSGAAPLAKDLEDALRTRVPQAVLGQGYGMTEAGPVLSMCLGFAKQPFPTKSGSCGTVVRNAELKVIDPVTGSSLGYNQSGEICIRGQQIMKGYLNDPEATARTIDVEGWLHTGDIGYVDEDDEVFIVDRVKEIIKFKGFQVPPAELEALLLSHASIADAAVVPQKDEAAGEVPVAFVVCSKGMEVTEEAIKQFVAKQVVFYKRLYKVYFVHAIPKSPSGKILRKDLRAKLAAAAASSTPL, encoded by the exons ATGATATCTGTTGCCCCTTCTCCGGAATCCCCTGCAGATACCACTCCTCACTGTGGTAACACTACAACACCACCTTCACCTTCCAGTTCCACTAATGCTGCCGGTAGTTGTAGTAGTGGCGATGGTATCATTTTCCGGTCGAAACTCCCCGCTATCCCCATCCCCAACCACCTCCCCCTCCACGCCTACTGCTTCCAGAGCCTCCCTGACTCCGCCGACCGCCCCTGCCTCATCGTCGGCTCCTCCGGCAAGTCCTACACCTATGCCGAGACCCACCTCATCTGCCGTAAGACCGCCGCTGGCCTCTCCAACCTCGGCATCTCCCGTGGGGATGTCATCATGATCCTGCTCCCCAACTGCCCCGAGTTCGTCTTCACCTTCATCGGGGCCTCCATGATTGGCGCCGTCACCACCACCGCCAACCCCTTCTACACCCCCTCCGAGATCCTCAAGCAGTTCAAGGCCTCCGCAGCCAAGCTCATCGTTACCCAATCCAGTTTCGTCGATAAGCTCGGGCACTTTAGCAGATTATCATTacacgaagaagaagaagaagaaggagtaGGAGGCCATCGTCATCGTCATCGTCAAGGGGGCAGTGCTGCCGCCATACTCGGCAAGGACTTCACCGTGATCACGGTTGATGACCCCCCTGAGAGCTGCCTTCACTTCTCCGTCCTCTCCGAGGCCAATGATCAGTCACCGCCTGATTGGGAACAGGAAGTAGTACATTATTATTCCGCCAGCTGCAGCTGCAGCAGGAAGTTGGAGTTCGAGTTCGACCCTGATGACCCGGTCGCCCTGCCCTTCTCGTCGGGCACCACGGGGCTACCCAAGGGGGTGGTGCTGACCCACCGGAGCCTGATCACCAGCGTGGCCCAGCAGGTGGACGGGGAGAACCCGAACCTCCACCTGAGGGGGGACGACGTGGTGCTGTGCTTGCTGCCGCTGTTCCACATCTACTCCCTCAACAGTGTGCTGCTGTGCTCACTGAGGGCTGGGGCGGCGGTGCTGCTGATGCACAAGTTCGAGATAGGGGCGTTGCTGGAGCTGATACAGAGGCACAGGGTGTCGGTGGCGGCGGTGGTGCCGCCCCTCGTGCTGGCCCTGGCCAAGAACCCCGTGGTGGAGGGGTTCGACCTCAGCTCCCTCAGGCTCGTCCTCTCTGGGGCCGCCCCTCTCGCGAAGGACCTCGAGGATGCTTTACGCACCCGCGTCCCTCAAGCAGTTCTTGGTCAG gGATATGGAATGACAGAGGCAGGTCCAGTGCTCTCGATGTGCCTAGGCTTTGCAAAGCAGCCATTCCCGACCAAGTCGGGTTCATGCGGCACTGTTGTCAGGAATGCGGAGCTCAAGGTCATTGATCCGGTAACCGGCTCCTCTCTAGGATACAACCAATCCGGTGAAATTTGTATTCGAGGCCAACAGATTATGAAAG GATATCTGAACGACCCAGAGGCAACAGCCAGGACCATCGATGTGGAGGGATGGCTACACACGGGGGATATTGGCTATGTGGATGAGGACGACGAAGTGTTCATTGTAGACAGGGTGAAGGAGATCATCAAATTCAAAGGATTCCAG GTGCCGCCAGCTGAGCTCGAAGCCCTTCTTTTGAGCCATGCATCCATTGCCGATGCGGCTGTTGTCCC GCAAAAGGACGAAGCAGCTGGCGAAGTCCCTGTAGCATTTGTTGTGTGCTCAAAGGGTATGGAAGTGACGGAAGAGGCTATTAAACAATTCGTAGCTAAGCag GTGGTGTTCTACAAGCGACTGTACAAAGTGTACTTTGTTCATGCGATTCCCAAGTCCCCCTCCGGCAAGATATTAAGGAAAGACCTCAGGGCAAAGCTTGCTGCAGCTGCTGCCTCCTCCACTCCCTTATAA
- the LOC116194318 gene encoding uncharacterized protein LOC116194318 → MLRDYAHEILRSNPGSTVLLQVELETHEFERLYICLKACKRGFQEGCRPIIGLDGYFLKCYYGDQLLSVISQDGNNSFFIIAYAVVEVECTESWKWFLQNLIFDVGDPIDKKYTFISDMQKGLDIAIKEVCDGIPHRFCNRHIWANMTKHAKCNGGELRRAFWNCAKTTTLQRFTQCMNALRMINQTAVEYLRTIDSSRWSMSVFDTVCKYDALTSNMCEQFNKELLKVRGKPILTLVERVREYITRKKIRCQTLLGKYNRFLCPKVQAILEEHNKNSNGWVPLWVGDPHMSQFEITCSPFSKCAVDMKAHSCSCRVWDLTGISCKHTIAAMLYNS, encoded by the exons ATGCTGAGAGATTATGCCCATGAGATTTTAAGATCCAACCCTGGTTCGACTGTATTATTGCAAGTCGAACTAGAGACACATGAGTTTGAGAGGCTATACATTTGCTTAAAAGCATGTAAGAGGGGTTTCCAAGAAGGCTGTAGACCCATCATTGGGTTAGATGGATACTTCCTAAAGTGTTATTATGGTGACCAACTTCTTTCAGTCATAAGCCAGGATGGAAACAATTCATTCTTTATCATTGCATATGCTGTAGTTGAAGTGGAGTGCACAGAAAGCTGGAAATGGTTTCTTCAAAACCTCATCTTTGATGTGGGAGATCCAATAGATAAGAAATATACTTTCATCTCTGACATGCAAAAG GGTTTGGATATTGCAATCAAAGAAGTATGTGATGGTATACCCCACAGATTTTGCAACAGGCATATCTGGGCAAACATGACCAAGCATGCTAAGTGCAATGGTGGTGAACTACGGAGAGCATTCTGGAATTGTGCCAAAACAACAACTCTACAAAGGTTCACGCAGTGCATGAATGCTCTTCGAATGATCAACCAAACAGCTGTAGAGTATCTAAGGACAATTGATTCAAGCAGATGGTCAATGTCAGTTTTTGATACTGTTTGTAAATATGATGCATTAACCAGCAATATGTGTGAGCAATTCAACAAAGAACTATTAAAAGTGAGGGGTAAGCCTATACTAACCTTAGTTGAAAGGGTGAGAGAGTACATCACAAGGAAGAAAATAAGATGCCAGACTTTATTGGGCAAATATAATAGATTTCTCTGCCCCAAAGTTCAGGCAATATTAGAGGAACACAACAAGAACTCTAATGGTTGGGTTCCATTGTGGGTAGGGGATCCTCACATGTCACAGTTTGAGATAACATGTTCACCGTTCTCTAAGTGTGCTGTTGATATGAAGGCGCATAGTTGTTCTTGTAGAGTATGGGACTTGACTGGCATATCATGCAAGCATACCATTGCTGCCATGCTGTACAATAGCTAG
- the LOC116194317 gene encoding protein SMG9-like has protein sequence MAGPGGSSVPSPAPPPPKILLAKPGLVTGGAPAGKFGRNSGGDEEAASLRSRVLPSLNLLSDSWDFHIDRFLPFLTENTDFTVVGVIGPPGAGKSTIMNELYGFDGASPGTLPPFAVQSEDTRAMAKHCTTGIEPRVSAERLILLDTQPVFSPSILAEMMKPDGSSTIPVLGGEPLFAELAHELMAIQLGVLLLSICHIVLVVSEGVHESSVWHLMAAVDMLKHGIPDPSSHVSSQFQSTNLVFENDKVLGGEEYMAAPIFVHTKLQDQEMNPCNVLKVGEALSRHCSSSSFMRVKGSKAANLPRGEDIKSESTLANLFLIPLKNKDDSSGSPYESYVSALWKLRDQVLSMSGPSFSRTVSERDWLRNSAKIWELVKNSPVIAEYCRMLQTVGIFRR, from the exons ATGGCAGGTCCTGGCGGTTCATCCGTTCCGTCCCCAGCTCCTCCCCCTCCCAAGATACTCCTAGCCAAGCCTGGCCTTGTCACCGGTGGCGCTCCTGCAGGCAAATTTGGACGCAACAGCGGCGGCGATGAAGAAGCTGCCTCCCTTCGTTCCCGCGTGCTACCTTCCCTCAATCTCCTCTCCGATTCATGGGACTTCCACATCGATCGCTTTCTCCCC TTTCTGACGGAGAACACCGATTTCACTGTGGTCGGGGTGATAGGTCCACCGGGGGCCGGCAAGTCCACCATCATGAATGAGCTTTATGGCTTCGACGGCGCCTCACCTG GGACGTTGCCACCGTTTGCTGTGCAGTCTGAAGATACAAGAGCAATGGCAAAGCACTGTACTACTGGCATTGAGCCGAGAGTTTCTGCTGAGCGCCTTATTCTTCTCGATACTCAG CCAGTTTTTAGTCCTTCAATATTGGCTGAGATGATGAAGCCAGATGGTTCATCCACCATTCCAGTTTTAGGTGGTGAACCTCTGTTTGCAGAGTTGGCTCATGAGCTCATGGCAATTCAG CTTGGCGTTCTACTGTTGTCCATTTGCCACATCGTGTTGGTTGTATCAGAGGGAGTTCATGAGAGCAGCGTGTGGCATTTAATGGCAGCG GTTGACATGTTGAAACATGGTATTCCTGACCCATCATCACATGTATCTTCCCAATTCCAGAGCACTAATCTGGTGTTTGAGAATGATAAAGTTTTGGGAGGTGAAGAATACATGGCAGCTCCAATTTTTGTGCACACAAA GTTGCAGGATCAAGAGATGAATCCATGCAATGTTTTGAAAGTTGGGGAAGCTCTTTCACGACATTGCAGCTCATCGTCATTCATGAGGGTAAAAGGTAGCAAGGCAGCAAATCTTCCAAGGGGTGAGGACATAAAATCAGAGTCAACACTGGCCAATTTGTTTTTGATTCCTCTCAAGAACAAGGATGACTCCTCGGGATCTCCATACGAAAGCTATGTTTCTGCTCTATGGAAGCTGAGGGATCAG GTTTTATCAATGAGTGGCCCCTCCTTTTCCAGGACTGTATCAGAACGGGATTGGTTGAGAAATTCTGCGAAGATATGGGAGTTAGTGAAGAATTCTCCAGTTATCGCCGAGTATTGCAGGATGCTACAAACTGTGGGTATTTTTAGGAGGTAG
- the LOC116194319 gene encoding uncharacterized protein LOC116194319 — MAKFNAVQKRRRALIADMKRAHRGEPSTGKLKTKPQPLSVSGKRKQKLLKKWRREQKGAIEKGLITMQDMEMSVAEAGGTSREGSIAPPPAGFPMKKKKGLKLKQLMHKGKGNKKKNNSPKASAVEASPLDSMME; from the exons atggcGAAATTCAACGCGGTGCAGAAGAGGAGGAGAGCGCTGATAGCCGACATGAAGAGGGCTCATAGAGGGGAGCCATCCACCGGGAAGCTGAAGACCAAACCTCAGCCTCTCTCCGTCTCCGGCAAGCGCAAGCAGAAGCTCTTGAAAAAATGGCGCAGA GAACAGAAGGGGGCTATCGAGAAGGGGTTGATCACCATGCAGGACATGGAAATGTCGGTCGCCGAAGCTGGGG GCACTTCTCGGGAGGGCAGCATAGCTCCTCCTCCTGCAGGATTTccaatgaagaagaagaagggactGAAGCTCAAGCAATTAATGCACAaag GGAAAGGcaataagaagaagaataattcGCCCAAGGCATCCGCTGTTGAAGCTTCTCCGCTTGATTCCATGATGGAATAG